Proteins encoded by one window of Lycium barbarum isolate Lr01 chromosome 11, ASM1917538v2, whole genome shotgun sequence:
- the LOC132620136 gene encoding uncharacterized protein LOC132620136: protein MEAPETTEYAARMIELAEAGMRQTHDFERLQERVPAAPPGAAGGRGRRGVGSRRRGGRAGRGDEPTSEIPSSSYQPATINIPSTSYSRPSTSQTPLYMPGPFSDYVPWPSFPHPPVRDPQGERPVRDLQGRLQLHYDESMFEEFVFDTAPSQEAVDTQVHSSVPVDPSPAPGPTPETVEEPAQEPSHRASQEAVNTQVHSSAPVDPSPAPGPTLETVEEPAQEPSHRASQEAVDTQVHSSAPVDSSPASGPTPETVEEPAQEPSHRVHSPAPVDPSPAPGPTPETVEEPAQEPSPDEIDEEPCYEPAPPPTVISHRKHVMNRGPSRKKGRKGSKDDHAKEHVQIKRRKEDGDDGGGGGVSLRPSRTLKAPTCGT from the exons ATGGAGGCTCCCGAGACGACGGAGTATGCAGCACGGATGATTGAGCTTGCCGAGGCTGGTATGAGACAGACACATGACTTTGAGCGTCTTCAGGAGCGTGTTCCCGCTGCCCCACCTGGGGCAGCAGGTGGTCGTGGTCGCAGAGGAGTTGGTAGCCGTCGTAGAGGTGGTAGGGCTGGCAGAGGTGATGAGCCGACTTCAGAGATCCCATCGAGTTCTTACCAGCCGGCGACAATAAATATCCCATCGACTTCTTATTCCCGGCCGTCGACTTCACAGACACCTCTTTATATGCCGGGCCCTTTTTCAGATTATGTGCCTTGGCCTTCATTTCCACATCCACCAGTTCGTGATCCACAGGGTGAGCGACCGGTTCGTGATCTACAGGGTCGCCTACAGCTGCACTACGATGAGTCCATGTTCGAGGAGTTTGTGTTTGATACGGCaccatctcaggaggccgtcgacacacag gttcattcctctGTGCCTGTCGACCCATCTCCTGCACCGGGCCCCACTCCAgagaccgttgaggagccagctcaggagccctctcaccggGCATCACAGGAGGCCGTcaacacacag gttcattcctctGCGCCTGTCGACCCATCTCCTGCACCGGGCCCCACTCTAgagaccgttgaggagccagctcaggagccctctcaccggGCATCacaggaggccgtcgacacacag gttcattcctctGCGCCTGTCGACTCATCTCCTGCATCGGGCCCCACTCCAgagaccgttgaggagccagctcaggagccctctcaccgg gttcattccccTGCTCCCGTCGACCCATCTCCTGCACCGGGCCCCACTCCAgagaccgttgaggagccagctcaggagccctctccTGATGAGATTGATGAGGAGCCATGTTATGAACCGGCCCCACCGCCCACCGTCATTTCCCATAGAAAGCATGTTATGAACCGGGGTCCGAGTCGAAAGAAGGGAAGGAAGGGAAGCAAGGATGATCATGCCAAAGAGCATGTACAGATTAAGAGGAGGAAGGaggatggagatgatggtggtggtggtggggttaGCCTGAGGCCTAGCCGAACTCTAAAGGCTCCCACTTGTGGGACCTGA